Below is a genomic region from Daphnia pulicaria isolate SC F1-1A chromosome 10, SC_F0-13Bv2, whole genome shotgun sequence.
CAACTGCCGCCAGCCCTGCGGCCCAGCAACAAGTCAACGGACGTTACTTGACCGAAGAAGAACATTCATATGAACCTTCTTCGACGGCTAGACCTTTGATGGCCATGGAAAAAGACTATTTGAGAAGTCACGACATCCAGCCAACACTACAACAGCTGCTGGATGATAAACAGCCATCGAAAGAACAACCTCCCCAGTTCGATCCTAATGCTAGCCTCGAATTCGTTAACTTGCCCAGTGGACCGTATTTTACCAGTTCAGTTGAAAAACCCTTAGAACTTGAGGTCCTTATTGTAGAAAAGAGCAACAAAAGTCAAACTCCTGTAGTAAAAATCCCTGGAGTAAAAATCGAGAAAGTAAAAGTCCCCGAAATTAAAGTCCCTGGAGTAAAAGTCGTGGAAGTAAAAGTCCCTGGGGTAAAAGTTCCGGAAGTTAAAGTCCCAGCAGCGACTCCAAAACCGAACAACAATCCGAGTAAAGTGCAAAAGGTAGGAATGGTGAGTTCTATGACAAACAGAGCCACCAATGTCATCAGAAATCAAATCAGAACGATTGGCTTCTTCGGTATTCCACTGTTGGCCGGTCTGGCTGGCACAGCGAACACTTGGCTGCCGGCCATGAGCGCGCTCGGGCGTCGCAGAAAGAAGAGATCCACCTTGGGATACGAGGAATACGATGAGTGGCAGCCCAACCGTAAAGTGGTTAATATTGATGACCGCAGACGGGCCATAGAAGATGCCCAAGTGCTGGCCCTATTGATGGGCAAGCGCTACATGAACGTCAGTAAAGAAACGCTGCAAGATTCCATCGACAACTGGAAGAATCGCGATCAGGAAGCCAACGCTGCTCTTGCGCTTCATACAACCGAAGCGAACAAATTGGCCAGCACCAACAAACCGCTTTGGTTTCAATTCAACCGGCCCGGAAGTTCACAAAGCAGGGAGACTACAACCTCAACAACCACCACAGCGCCTTCTACCATCAAAAGAGCAAACTACAATGAAGACGACAACTACGAGACCAACACAAATCAGTACTACAGCAAACCTTCGCCCTTGTTCTATTCGGCAGCCGGCTCGACAGGAGACTCCATGGAACACAGAGAAATTGTAGACTACGACGAATCAGAGACTGCTGGACCTTCGACCTACTCGACGGGCAACGCGCTAACGGAATCCGGCGACTACGAAATGGAAGACAACAATAAACCAGTGACGCAATCAGAAGAAAATACGGCGACAACTCATTCAGAATCGGTGACGCCGCACATTCACATCATTCCGTCAACTTCGCCGTCCGGCTATGATTTCGATATTGTAGCCAATTTCGTCCAAGCCATGATGatgaacagcaacagcaaaatcaaagaaaatcccATTGTCGATGGACCGGAGAATAGGGAAGACGTAGACGGTGGCCCGGAGAATAGAGAAGACATGATGGACGGTGGCCCGGAGCACAGGGAAGATGTGGACGGGCCGGAGCACAGGGAAGAGTATTATTTAGTCAAATCACCCTCAATCGTCAACAGCTCGTATCCGGGTGGACTTCGAGTCCCAACTACTGGCACGACTGTTAGTCTCTTCGCGGCCGATCCCATCATGCCCAACTGGGGTGTTAAAAGCGAGAACGTCACCAACAGTCCAGTCACTTACGTTTCGCTCAAAGCACCACCTAACGTTATGACTAGACCGTTCAAGACGACGACCAGTACGCAGCCAGCTTCATCATCTGCGGATTACGACGACACTGATCTCATTGACGCTAGCGACTTACCCGACAGCTACGATAATATCGGAGCGCCGCTTCAATTTCACGAAGATGAAACGGGCATTACTTTTTTCGTCTCCAAAGAGGTTCCTGGTAAAACCACCACTCCTATTTCGTCGACTAGTGGATTGACGGAAAAATACGCGACCACCAACAAGCCTTTACCTCATTGGTTCAGCGACCCGTTCGAAGATGGGCTTTTTGTCGGATCGAGTACGGCCAGCACGTCCAGACCTTCAGTTCCGCCAACTACAAGCGTGTCAACTACAACTTCAAACACTCCACTTCCCAGCACTCAGTCTGGAACTAAACCAACTGTCCCGGCAACACGACCATCCGGTCTCAGACCCAACGCCCAATCCGGAAACCGACCATCGTCGCCACTTCCAAACTTTCAGCCTGCAAACCAACCAGTGTTACAACCGTCCAATAGTAAACCCAATTCTCAACCTGGAAATCGGCCGTCAGCACCTTTTTTCAACACACAGTCCAATTTCCAGGCTGGAACTCGACCGCCTGCACCGGTAACTCCTCCTTTGCAGTTTAATCGGCCACCTAAACCGATATCAACTCCACCAAAAGTTCAGTCCAGTCGACCATCTTCATTGCTGACTATGGCCAGCTTTGCGGCGCCCAATCGGCTGAAACCAACGGTTCCTCCACCTGTCGATGTCTCATCCATCGGAGGATCTCAGAACGTCAAAGTCACCGTGACGAATCCGCCGACGTTGGATTTGAGCACATTAAGTGGAGACTCGTCGCTGGTGTCAGCCACTGTCGACAAGCACAACGTCTTGTCCAGCATAATCAAAGGAGCTGCAAGCAGCCCGTTACCGTCCAACGATCAATCAACTACCGGACCTAGTTTGGTGGATAGCAACAGCGAGATGAACAACGCGTTTGGAATGTACAGCAGCGCTGCATCGCCCAGCACCAACCGCCCGATTACAACAACGACCAGCGTTGAAGAAGTGGTGGGCTCGACAGTGGATAATTTGACGACCCAATTGGAGATGAATCGCACTAGCTATGTATCGACCAAACGGCCGATTGGAGGACTTCATTTTATCAACACGTCAACGGACGTTGTCATCCTCAGTCAATTCGACGTCACGCCCAGTTCAATATTTTCTACGCCTGATGAAGAGTCCATGGAAGCTGAAGAAGACTACTCCATCGAACCCTCTGACTCAATAGTCGTCGATGCAGCCGAAGGGAATCAACCGGACTCGGTGCCGGTCGTTTCCAATTTGGCAAACCTTTTCATCGCATCGTCCGGGAGCAGCGGCtccggctcttcttcttcttccggctcATCTTCTTCCGGCGACTCGGTTAGCAGCGGAGGTGTCACCACTTCAACCACTGCAGCGTCATTCGACCCCTTCGCCATGTTCTACACTCTCGGCTTGGCTTCGGCCGGCATTTTCGCCCTGACTTTGCCCATTTGGGTTCCGATTGTAGTCGCCAAAAAGCGGAGACGTACGGGCAATTACGGGCCAACGAAAAACAAGGcggataagaagaagaagaagaaatatccggccaagaaaaagaagaattatgCCTCAATTAAAGGGACATACGGAGAACCTCCACCAAATCATTACAAAGACCTCGACGACGATTTAAATTACAACGATGAAGATTATTACCCTGCCGGTCCGGTGAATAAACATCATCAGTATCAAAGCACGACCATTGACGATTTGTACCGAGGGAACAGCCAAGACGATTACCAAGACACGGACGCTGAACGCTATTCTCCTTTATTCCGTGATCTGTTCTCGTCCAACTCGGACGACGTGCTCAGCGATCCTGGGCCGCTCAGTTCAGAAGACATTTACGGACCTTCTTCGCCAGCTACATATTACGACGATCGGAAAGCAGCGCGGCGTCGACTCCCCAGCAAATAGTTCAAGAAATCATCCAACCACCAACTTCATTCAATTCCGAATTTCAATCACACCTTTGCCTGTAAACCAGAcgtcacctttttttaaaaaaaaaaagagtttgccGGCCCTTTTAACCCAATAACATATCTTTAAAAGCACAAACGcccgttaaaaaaaactgttgtgCCTATATCTTTATTGGAAAttctcatttatttattacttGTAAATTATTAACCGTTAATCTCATTCACTTATACTCGAAATCATCCCACTTCATTCGTGATATTTGTTCAGCATTTAGATTAACTACTACATTTTTTGGAGGAGATCGACTGCTATGAAATGTTGATGCATGTGTTATCATTTCCATTACCAAAATAAACCCCATCatatttcgaattcatttgattttttattccaaaatTTTCCAACCCCTTTTTTGCGCAATAATATTTGAAtgctaataaatttttttctcgaaTTATTAGTGACACCAATCTCCTGTCCGATGTCGgagcaacagaaaaagaatccAATAGCTTGGAGGAAATTTCTATTACCCAACAATTGACCAATCTCTCACTTATTCAATCAACTACTCCTTCCTTGCCTTCACCTCTCCCACAGGTTTTGACGGCCTCCTCCCCTTCCGTCACCTACACCCTGCTGAATCGCAACAAGCCGCCGATGCTGTTCTCTCCGGTATTGGCGTCGTCACCATCGCTATCGACGCCTAGCAATTTATTATTACGTCAGCGCCCAGTGGCAGTTCCGGCAGCTGTCAATATCATCCGGACGTCTtccacaacaacgacaacaccTCGACCGCCCAGACCCATCGCCAACAATAACACCGCTGTCATAACTAATAGCAACTCGTTGCCAAAACCGCCCAGCACCAATAACGGACTGAAATCGCCCAGCAACGTAACATGGGTAGCCACTACCACCGCACCGATATCACGACCAACCGTCAGTACTACCACTACCACTTTTGATTATAATTACGATTATTACGAGGATGAAGAGACAACAGTATCACCAGTAAGAAATACCACCCAAACTACTAATGCGACTAACCTAGGGAAATCAGGATCGTCGACTCTTAGTACTAATACGTCGACTCTTAGTACTAGTACGTCGACTGCTAGTAGTAGTACTACTGCTGCTACTATTCCAACTTTGCTGAGCACAACGAAGTCGATTTTGGCAACAGAGGCTATCCAACGTCAAGTtacaaccaccaccactaccaccacgacaacaacaacaacaactccgaGACCGAACCCGGTTTACATTCCGCCGCCGCAGAATGTTGGAATTTTGAACGGACTCACACGGGCAGGTGGAGCTGGCCTGAGTATTGGAGTCGCTTCGGCCGCCTATGCTGTTATCGCCCTTTTCGGGATTCCTTTCttaggaagaaggaaaaagagatcAACAAGCTTTCAAGATCGTTTAGTCGTTGCATCCGAGTACGATCCAGATTACCCTCACCCATGGTTGACTACTGAAGATTATTGAATTCATTGAAAAAAGATCAATACGATTCGACAATCTCTCATTAAAAATTACTGTTAttggatttgttttaaaagaagtaaaagcatatactgaaattctttttgttatACTGATTGCGAAATTAAAGTAgtgaaaattctgaaaaatgataatttaaacaaaacaacactCGACTTCAAGAGGCCTATTCCCAGACAATTGTGATGAAAAAAACGTTGGAGGCTtggtcaaaaaaatttcaagctctttgcttgaagtgtttaagttaaaatattttttattttattgtttacccacagacaaaaTTGTGAGGTATACAATACTGGGCCTGTTCTGCAGTCGTTAGGTTATTAAACAAACCCTTACTgagtaaaaacaaaaccgGCAAATTTCCAGTCAAGAGCCTAGCTGTGGAATAAACATACTATGTCGCGATTTGCAATTaacggaaaaaagaagaatagagaaacatttgtcctacctttcagcctgggaaatacagccaggcatccactcTGTGCAAGTGCTCATCCATACGtagaaaagttgaatccagtaccaggcaggataggaaaaaggggggCCCTCGTGAATACCCCTTCACtcgcatgggtgtacacgttacagaaagaggaagaagtcGAGTCGACCGACATTAGTAGTTTCTCCAAACAAATGGGAAgctgctgtttatctaaataaaaaatataaatggattacgaaaaatatttatagaaaCAACAACTCAACAAGTAAGGAAAAGCTGAAAATGAAAGAGTGGGTAAATCCAAATTCTTAGTAAATGGGGAGAATTTAAGGTTCCATGTTCATGTAATACACTGAATATATTCAAATcatgaatcattcaaatacctGGCAGGACGCAGGAATAAAAGTATCACAAATCATTATCCTAATAGCGCTGATACTGAGATAGTTGATGACAATATCAGaacaagcaaaacttgcataATTATCTTTTTACaatggctggctcaggcccCAAGTCTACTACATTTGTGATTAGTGCaaagtgcaaacaaactgaaaCTGCCATGTATCAACAGGATGATAAATGTGGTCAGAAATTAACAAAacacttttgatttttctattcaAGTCCCGATTATCAttccgtttttattcttagttATTTTTACCTACCAAACAGCATAGATTGGAGAGAATGAATAGCAGCGACACCAGATTTCACACGAGGtccacatttttgtaattataTCAAACcgagagcagacgacactaatattcaAATTAGCCAGCCATGCTtgtttaagatatcgatatagGAATATGATCAATCAATAGTTAGTCattgaataaaatttgtttaagttTAAGAATCAATTTAACTCTAAGTAGCGAAAATTTTCTCTGCCTCCAACTATTTACAGCtatatttatttgttgttttattgattctcgtaaaaacgaaaacaagtaaataaaaacactGTTTTGTGACCAATAAATTGACGAGACGGTGAGAGAAAACGGTCTATCTGGCTGCTATGTAGCTGATTATATTTATAGTCTACATTCTTATTCCACGCCCCGATGATCTTACCTACCGCGTCACTCGTCACTTATAGCCAATAATAACTTTACGGAGCGTGGAAATGTTAACCCTTGGAACATTCAAAGAAATGATTACCTCAAATTATTATTCTGCGAATTCAAAAACTCACTTTACTGTTACATAACGTACTACACAAAACAGGACTTTTACCTTTGTCCTCGTGAGATATTTGCAAATTACTGCGCCACCTGcacgaagtttttttttacatatttaTAGATATAAAAACGAGAGGAAAATATTCTTTCGGCGTGAGTGAAGCTAATTTAATCGTGATACACGTTAGAGCCATCAAGAACACGAGAAAGAGTAGATGCAAGATTTGAAATCAGCGGGAGCAACAGCAGGTATTAATATAGCGCACCGGTAATTTGGGCAACACCACAGCTTCGGATGGTCACGGACGATTGATCTCAGTGatcaagaggaaaaagaaacatctATATATCAACAGTTTATTGGATAAAGTCCGCTTATCCTATATACCGATGAATCCATGTACTGTACAGTGTGCACATTTATGCATATCCTTCTCCTGGTTTATCAAGTCTACACATATACAACCCGTCTCCGGCATATTACCGTCAAATAACAACAGGTGGTTCACTGTTAGAATCAAACACATCTCTTAGCTGTGTATTGCAGTCCGGAAatgaatccttttttttatccattaacccgttattattattaaactaTACACACAAGAAATCACGGGCGGGAAAGAGCATAGCAGCAGCCAtatacacagacacacacacacatgtctaGCGGTTTTGATTGCTTTCTCTCTCACTGGCTATATTATACATGCTGGTTATATGGATTCTAGCATATTATCGCCACAGCCGCCACTATCCCCACAACATTAATTCGCGCATCGTCGCCGGTATTTCATCGactaagaagaaagaaaaaaaaacccaagcgCGTGAATTCAGGCGTGTCTTTTACCATATCACGGGGACAAACCGTTCGTTTTGTTGGGAGCTGCTGTGGGACTTATACATATCCTCTTATCGCTAATAATATTACCGAGAAAGAGCGGTGGGGTGCGCGCGCGCAGTCACCGAGCGTGGCAGTTGTCGCCGCGTCATTGAAACATTGAGAAAATGAACGGATGCGGCTCTCTCTCACCCTCTTATTCTGTGAGAGATTTTCTTGTaactttcagtttttttttttcaatgttggTCCCATCGTCCGTTAGGTTCTTATGTATACCTGGGCAGGTGAATTCAGGCGCGTGGCGttccctaaccgcgtcgacgACACAatcttaattcattttttgtctttcttcttttgtatcttccttctttgttttttttttttggtttttgttgtttcccccctttcGCTGCTGTTGCCGATTATAACCACCACCAACCCGGAGGAGGCAAACTGATAAAAAGCGAAGTGATTCTCTGATCGCCCGTTTAGTCGTGCCGATGATCAAGCCGGTTGTCCGTGTATCTTATACAAGTTTAGAGTTTAGCCCGGTGCTAGTCTATAATCAAATTTGAAGGTATAAATTGGTGACCCTGTACAAAAGTGCGGATGATTGCGAGTTGTGGCGTGGCGAGTGAATCAATCGATGAACGAGAATTGATAATCCACTATCTGCTCAAAGTGTCGTATTAAAACGCGGAACTAGTTTGATCATTCGATAGCTATACAGACAGCAGTGCGATGATGCTGGCACGGCCATTCGTTGTGTTTCTGACGATGGTCGCCATCGTTTTCTTGTGCGCGATTTTAGATCCGACATCCGCTGCGGCTTTGGCAAAGATCGCATCGCTAAACGACAAGCCCATCAGCCCAGCAgctaaagagaaaatgaataacCCGAGTAGTACAAAGTCACCCGCAACTTGGGCGACCCGTCCCAATAACGCCACGACCACTCGTCATTACTTGCCGACgctcaatttgtttttgagcGACGGCTCGTCGTCGGAATCGCGGGATTTTTCGACTCGGCGGACGTCCTTCCGTCCGACCGGCTCACCGGCATCCAGCAAGTCGCCACTCAAAGGCTTCAACTTGATCATGGACGAAATATCTTCCCAAATCTTGTCCAACACGAGGCCGCCGGCGACTAGGACGACCGAGCCATTGAAAGGCGACGCTTATTACGAAAACAAAGAACGCACCACAAATCTAGCCGATCCAACGCGAGATGGCGTCCAAATGACCAAAGGTCCATTTTTCACCAACAATCCCAAAATCGAGCACCATCACTTTCAGAACGTCGATCACCTGCCGGAGAACACGCCTCCAATCAAAGATTTGCCAATTCCGACGACGATCCGCCCAAATGGCCCGACGTTGAATTTGGTGTTGGACGggccgacaacaacaacaacaacaacaacaaccaccaccactcgAAGGCCGCCTCTTCGGCCGATCGATTCCCTATTGATGCAATACCAACAACGAGAGGACGACcagcaatcaaacaaaaagaagagaccGCAAGATAATCTGCTGGAATGGCTGGTGATGATGCAACAGCCAATAACGGGACCAGTTGAGCCGGTCAAGAGTTTCCCCATTGAAGAAGTGAAGAAATCAGTTCAGCCGGTAAAGCCTTTATCGGTTGAAACTATACTGACGCCGCCAGTCCAGCCCGTCAAGAGCGTTCCTCTTCACGAACTAATGCCACcggttattgaaaatttgcatCAGGAGAAATCGAATCAACCGAGCGAGGAATATGAATACGAAGAAGAATATGAGCTAACTGGATCGGGCGAAAGAATGAGTCTGGGACAGCCGCAAGTGCCCGTCAATCTGCCCAACAGATTCAGTAACGAGGTGGAACAGTCCAGCAACGATTGGAAACGTCCTCATTTAACGCCAGGGAAAATGGATCAAGAGGATTTTATTGGACCTATTGTGACACATCTCTTCAAGCCCAACCCATTTTCTTCGTCATCTTTGAACAAGAAATCAGGAACCGCTCCACCGGCGACGACTTCGTTCGGAACTAAGCGGCCCATCAGCAGCAGACCGACTCTCACGGTTGGTATGAGAGATTGGCCCGTCCAAGTAGGACTGCAAAAACCTTCTCCACCTGTACAAGTTGGGCTGAAAGAGTGGCCCGTTCAAGGGCTTCAGTCACGGCCCAAACCGACCAAACCGACTGTCAAGCCGGGCGAATATCAAATGGGCAACGTTCACGTGAATTCCGtgacaactccgggcgggggTCAACTGCCAAAGAGGAAACCGATTATGGGGAACGAATATCAAATGAACAGCGGAACCGGCACCATAATGGAACGTTTCAATTTCACCCCAGTCGCTACTCGACGGCCATTCGTCAGTTCTCCGGCTCCTGCTCGCCTTCCTCCCAGTCCTTACAAAAATCAACTAATCAATCCGCCATCAGCTCCGTTATTACTCACCGTGTCGGACAACGACAATCAGAGGGAAAGAAACGACAATAATCAAAGGAAAACGGCCAATTCTTATCAAACTCAATCTCGAGCTCCATCATACGGCCAGTCGTCGTATTACATGAATAACAATTCTCCGTACGAGCAAATCAACATGTACGCACAGCAAAAACCGCCGCCAATCGACATGAGCAGCTATTACGGGTACCCAAGTAGTAGCAGCGGTGGTTATCCGAGTAGCGGTGGAGGCTATCCGAGTAGCGGTGGAGGCTATAAACCTATGAAGCCGGTGATTGATCCAGAAGATTATAATTACCAGAGCGGCGAAACAGACCAAGATCTCGACTACGATTATTCTACAAATGAAGAAGTCAAACCGCCACCAAATCCGTTTATTCCCGGACTAGGATTATTTGGTAATGAGGCGAATATCATATTAATCCCCAAACCGATCACCAGTAGCACCGCCAGGCCGCCGTTTTTCAGTTCTACGACGTTACGGCCGAGCGGCCAATTTAGTACGAGCGAGCCTATTACGAATGAACTAACGACGTCTCGTCCGTTTGGTCCGGGGCAACAAATGGGCATCATTGAAGTTGTCACTCCTGGGCCCTTGTGGCCTCCATTCGCTAGTAGTAGCACTACAACTCCTTCGATTCCACAATTCAGCACTAATAAACCCACTTTCAGGCCTACGAGACCTACGAGGCCAACTAAACGACCCACTAGACCAAGGCCAACCATAACACCCACAACACAGACACCAATAACAACAGGTACGAGTACACAAATGGGAATCATTGGAGGTGTCACTCCTGGTCCACTGTGGCCACCATTCGGCAGTAGTAGCACTACAACTCCTTCGACTCCAGTCGAACAGTTTAGTAGCAACAGACCAACTTTGAGGCCTACGAGACCTACTAGACCCACTAAACGACCCACTAGACCAAGGCCAATGAGCCCAACGACAAcaccaacgacaacaacaccaacaaccacACCAACAACCACACCCACAACGACACCCACAACGACACCCACAACGACAACACCAACGACACCAACGACAACACCAACGACAACACCAACAACGACAccaacaactacaactactACTACGGAAGGGCCCTTCGACCCGACCGATGACTACTATGATGAGGTAACAGATTTCAGTACCGGGAATCCAACAACTCAACAGGAAATGGTGAATATTCCCGGACTCATTCCCAATCCTATCGGCATCACTAACATGAGCAATATAATTGTGGTACCGAAGCCAACAACAGTAGCGCCAACTATTGAGGCGACGACGACGGTTCTCATTCCACAGATGATGAACTCGAATATGGACACGACAAATAGGCCGCTGGATGTAATCATCGACATTACACTGGGCATCACGACACCACCCAGCATCACAACAACGGCGCTACCGACAGAGTCGCCGGTCACATCAGTTATTATTCCAATCACACAAGCACCTAGCGCGGGGTCCACTACAATTACTCCTACAACGCAAACGACAATTACTGACGCCACTTTAGATCCGTCCGATTATATCTTTGTGGATCCGTTCCCGGATTTCGGGATCGATTACCCGGAAGAAATGGCCGTAGATATTCCCGGAGTCATGATGCAGATTCCGATTGGAATCAGCAATGGGACAAACGTCATTTTGATCCCGAAACCAAATATTACATCAACCACGTCCACCACATCCACCACATCCACTACACCGACTCCTTTCCAGCCGCTCGATAATTCCACCAATAACGAAATGGACATGTTCATGAATGCAGTCGGAATGCTGGAAGAGCAACTGGACATTGGTTTGCAGAATGTCGATTTCATggagaattttaattttgttggcACGCGCCCAACCATCCGTCCATCCAGTAGTACTACGCCtagttttaattttccaaCCGTCCGTCCTTCCAGCAGTACGACTAGTTCAAATTTTCCAACCGTCCGTCCTTCCAGCAGTACGACTAGTTCAAATTTTCCAACCGTCCGTCCTTCCAGTACTACATCAACTAGTCCAAATTTTCCATCCAATCCAACAGGCTTTCCAAGCGCTATGCATATGGATCCAAATCACCAACAGTCGACGACCCCCATTCCATTCCGTCCGCCAAGCTCGTTCGTAACATCCGGACCGTTGAATAATAACATGTTCCCTAATAGACCTCCTCTGCGACCTATTAGACCTACAGCTGGGCCCATAGTATATCCCAGTAATCAATTCGTTGATCCCAGTAATCAATTCGTTAATCCCAGTAACCAATTCGTTAATCCCAGTAATCAATTCGTTAATCCCAGTAACCAATTCGTTAATCCCAGTAATCAATTCGTTTATCCTAGTAATCAATTCGTTTATCCCAGTAATCAATTCGTTTATCCCAGTAATCAATTCGGATATCCCAGCCAACCTGTTTATTATCCAGAAGAATTTACAAAGCCCAAACCTGATTACGGGTCAATTAAACCCAGTTACGGCGCTCCGCCTCCCCGACCAACGTACGGAGTCCCTCCCCCGTCGTATTACGGCAGCGTTCCGCCAATGGGTCCAACCTGGCCGACAAAACCGACCGACGGAATGTTTCAGCAGGGGACATCGACTATGGGACCGTCGATTGGAATCTTCCAGCCTCCAATTCAAGATCCGATAGGCATCAGCAATCCAGGAAACGTCGTCAAACCTTCGGGTGGCCGGCCACCGTTTTTCGTGTCAAGCAGCAGCACTACAACTGCGCCGGTGAGTTTCCAGCCAATCAATTTGGCCCAGCCCACACAGATGCCGAGCGGCATCTTTGAGAGTCAAATGGGCAACTTTAACGGAAGTTCAGTTCCAAGTGGTGGAGGCGGTGATCCATTTGTGGTCGTTCAACCGCCGTTCGTCAGTCCGTTTTTCCCCGATCAGTTCATCACAAACAGACCTGCAACAACACCTTCAaccacgacaacaacaacaagaccgacgacaacgacatcaccgacgacaacgacaactccgacgacaacaacaacacccactacaacaacaacacccactacaacaacaacacccacTACAACGACAACACCGACGACAACGACAGCAACTGAACGGCCGATAACAATTAAACCCCCGACAACAAGTGACACAAcatcttcaacaacaacagcagtttcGACTTTGCTTCCTACCAGCACCGAAGCCCCCTTCGACTTGTTCCAGCAACAGATCAAACCCATTATCCCGTCCCAAATGGGAAACGGTTTCATCCCGCATCGTCCCCCATTTAACCAGTCGACACCTTCCACTGCTTTTAACCTAACAGCATTCCTCGATTCTTTCGCGACCTACTACGGAATCCCTTCGTTCTTATTCCCCGGCTATTACCAGATGGGCAACTTTTATCAGCtctcaaccaccaccaccaccaccaccacgacggTGGCGACGACGGGCGATGCGATTGCGGGTGTCGTTGCGTCATCAACCGCTTCCCCTTCGTCAA
It encodes:
- the LOC124314567 gene encoding mucin-2-like; the protein is MVAIVFLCAILDPTSAAALAKIASLNDKPISPAAKEKMNNPSSTKSPATWATRPNNATTTRHYLPTLNLFLSDGSSSESRDFSTRRTSFRPTGSPASSKSPLKGFNLIMDEISSQILSNTRPPATRTTEPLKGDAYYENKERTTNLADPTRDGVQMTKGPFFTNNPKIEHHHFQNVDHLPENTPPIKDLPIPTTIRPNGPTLNLVLDGPTTTTTTTTTTTTRRPPLRPIDSLLMQYQQREDDQQSNKKKRPQDNLLEWLVMMQQPITGPVEPVKSFPIEEVKKSVQPVKPLSVETILTPPVQPVKSVPLHELMPPVIENLHQEKSNQPSEEYEYEEEYELTGSGERMSLGQPQVPVNLPNRFSNEVEQSSNDWKRPHLTPGKMDQEDFIGPIVTHLFKPNPFSSSSLNKKSGTAPPATTSFGTKRPISSRPTLTVGMRDWPVQVGLQKPSPPVQVGLKEWPVQGLQSRPKPTKPTVKPGEYQMGNVHVNSVTTPGGGQLPKRKPIMGNEYQMNSGTGTIMERFNFTPVATRRPFVSSPAPARLPPSPYKNQLINPPSAPLLLTVSDNDNQRERNDNNQRKTANSYQTQSRAPSYGQSSYYMNNNSPYEQINMYAQQKPPPIDMSSYYGYPSSSSGGYPSSGGGYPSSGGGYKPMKPVIDPEDYNYQSGETDQDLDYDYSTNEEVKPPPNPFIPGLGLFGNEANIILIPKPITSSTARPPFFSSTTLRPSGQFSTSEPITNELTTSRPFGPGQQMGIIEVVTPGPLWPPFASSSTTTPSIPQFSTNKPTFRPTRPTRPTKRPTRPRPTITPTTQTPITTGTSTQMGIIGGVTPGPLWPPFGSSSTTTPSTPVEQFSSNRPTLRPTRPTRPTKRPTRPRPMSPTTTPTTTTPTTTPTTTPTTTPTTTPTTTTPTTPTTTPTTTPTTTPTTTTTTTEGPFDPTDDYYDEVTDFSTGNPTTQQEMVNIPGLIPNPIGITNMSNIIVVPKPTTVAPTIEATTTVLIPQMMNSNMDTTNRPLDVIIDITLGITTPPSITTTALPTESPVTSVIIPITQAPSAGSTTITPTTQTTITDATLDPSDYIFVDPFPDFGIDYPEEMAVDIPGVMMQIPIGISNGTNVILIPKPNITSTTSTTSTTSTTPTPFQPLDNSTNNEMDMFMNAVGMLEEQLDIGLQNVDFMENFNFVGTRPTIRPSSSTTPSFNFPTVRPSSSTTSSNFPTVRPSSSTTSSNFPTVRPSSTTSTSPNFPSNPTGFPSAMHMDPNHQQSTTPIPFRPPSSFVTSGPLNNNMFPNRPPLRPIRPTAGPIVYPSNQFVDPSNQFVNPSNQFVNPSNQFVNPSNQFVNPSNQFVYPSNQFVYPSNQFVYPSNQFGYPSQPVYYPEEFTKPKPDYGSIKPSYGAPPPRPTYGVPPPSYYGSVPPMGPTWPTKPTDGMFQQGTSTMGPSIGIFQPPIQDPIGISNPGNVVKPSGGRPPFFVSSSSTTTAPVSFQPINLAQPTQMPSGIFESQMGNFNGSSVPSGGGGDPFVVVQPPFVSPFFPDQFITNRPATTPSTTTTTTRPTTTTSPTTTTTPTTTTTPTTTTTPTTTTTPTTTTTPTTTTATERPITIKPPTTSDTTSSTTTAVSTLLPTSTEAPFDLFQQQIKPIIPSQMGNGFIPHRPPFNQSTPSTAFNLTAFLDSFATYYGIPSFLFPGYYQMGNFYQLSTTTTTTTTTVATTGDAIAGVVASSTASPSSTDNQPCNQLSAAELTTPSSYTGPPPTTTNEFDGILVTESSSIQPSKPSNNKPTPPIGLPLPPNPISTIFFPSVSSGSSSSSSSSSDGSVSSGGITGGSVTSSGSTISVTGFLLFFFFIALPIIFGCLTLLEIPFIVSGVLVLAVVPLTLILFLKVSGAFHGRKHRNWNIDWKRILSEPDDEMRRLEQDVWALLDSFPYREMEVTTTEVHWNHLDDDYYSR